In one window of Myxococcales bacterium DNA:
- a CDS encoding retroviral-like aspartic protease family protein has protein sequence MALDTAATETLIKPKVLARLGYGPHDAEHSTTIQSAVGSEPGYLLRVARVWALGFEVADHVVHAHELPGQYDIDGLLGLRFLDHFDYEIRSKRSEIDVRLSQP, from the coding sequence TTGGCCCTCGATACCGCCGCGACAGAGACGCTGATCAAGCCGAAGGTGCTTGCGCGCCTCGGCTACGGTCCTCACGACGCGGAGCACTCTACCACGATCCAGTCGGCGGTAGGCAGCGAGCCGGGCTACCTGCTGCGCGTCGCGCGCGTCTGGGCGTTGGGCTTCGAGGTGGCCGACCACGTCGTTCATGCGCACGAGTTGCCTGGCCAATACGACATCGACGGCCTCCTCGGGCTGCGCTTCCTCGACCACTTCGACTACGAGATCCGGTCGAAGCGTAGCGAGATAGACGTCCGGCTGTCGCAGCCTTGA
- a CDS encoding DUF4157 domain-containing protein, with protein sequence MAATRIPADERAGRVLLLDVELRGGAVAAQPGRGLLVEAAEPLVRGAEALATEPGIRVAANPIPRRPFPGHADSVLGVATRFSVVGANHWANHGVYLRDEGKKRGPAPSSRVAMAQSFESIEQFLLRGADERPEQRARQGVAPGKVTLTQRFAPSSTFIARAIADGVALAMEQLGGAGAEAAIERARGGAGAPLPTEARDAFAQSLGTPLEGVRVHTDSTAASAAAAVGARAFTIGSDIYFGRGEYDPGGQDGKLLLAHELVHTVQQAGGARTGETQFKLEVSEPGDALEQEAERLAPDVVAGRPVAVSGGGAAASRAIMRWVNSPADAVQARMYLQNAIRSAHDAAEIAGIVSALEAPNSSSGRVIVRLPGDSPMSIVDLDLPPLLEEARARQRALGGAAGAAGVGPGAAPATAAGTGTGTGTGTPARAGSPGPTAAPRASDATRPPDAAPEAAPPRPDVEAGARSLRAAIRQAETTEAIDAIRRALEYCTYDVVGDEVAVALEAGRSSQNVWVARSAVPGLRTEADQRRETIVRSPEERDRTLGRAYDAERADARAHEADGRRQLDEQQHAEAADRDARGLALVRAALAAHTGSEPRERIRDTLRAATAERGLYHPALPDRRRPELNAADRTTAIALAEQAVTEARAAERATGHCRAPEGDTTELTDEQRTDLREQIRHLLGLCNSAFHAAAQAVKDDLHSAASHDRDVAKLLFKIAFTFLAPELTPGFGTREQIAAFGAIGEYTAGQQANAAHHAHDADHFIAALLAGEGLGNEAISRDLNCHTGGELNGLRASLENTFHAGQAGHYETRIRTLLYNYQHQVAEIGVSHSGALDTISRGSLIWVVHGGEAHLAVAQSESCGLMPISISYRFQTWVFRDMARMALARDSHVDEVQMSDLDPQPAAPPSYVHRRGDPLADDSRPAHGASTSSDR encoded by the coding sequence GTGGCTGCGACCCGGATCCCGGCGGACGAGCGCGCCGGGCGGGTACTGCTTCTGGATGTCGAGCTTCGTGGCGGTGCGGTGGCGGCGCAGCCGGGCCGAGGCCTCCTGGTAGAGGCCGCGGAACCGCTCGTACGCGGCGCGGAAGCGCTCGCCACGGAACCCGGGATCCGGGTGGCTGCCAACCCGATTCCCCGGCGGCCGTTTCCGGGGCACGCGGACTCGGTTCTCGGTGTTGCTACTCGGTTCTCGGTGGTGGGAGCGAACCACTGGGCCAACCATGGCGTGTACTTGCGTGACGAGGGGAAGAAGCGAGGTCCAGCACCGTCGTCCAGGGTAGCCATGGCGCAGTCCTTCGAGTCGATCGAGCAGTTCCTTCTCCGCGGAGCCGACGAGCGTCCGGAGCAGCGCGCGCGGCAAGGGGTCGCCCCCGGCAAGGTGACCCTGACGCAGCGGTTCGCGCCGTCCTCGACCTTCATCGCCCGTGCGATCGCTGACGGGGTCGCGCTCGCGATGGAGCAGCTCGGCGGCGCTGGGGCCGAGGCCGCGATCGAACGCGCGCGCGGCGGAGCCGGCGCGCCGCTGCCCACCGAGGCGCGCGACGCCTTTGCGCAGTCGCTCGGCACGCCGCTCGAAGGCGTCCGCGTCCACACCGACAGCACGGCCGCGAGCGCGGCGGCTGCGGTCGGCGCGCGCGCGTTCACGATCGGGAGCGACATCTACTTCGGCCGCGGGGAGTACGACCCTGGCGGCCAAGACGGCAAGCTCTTGCTGGCACACGAACTGGTCCACACGGTGCAGCAGGCCGGGGGCGCGCGCACCGGCGAGACGCAGTTCAAGCTCGAGGTGAGCGAGCCTGGCGACGCGCTCGAGCAGGAGGCCGAGCGCCTCGCCCCTGACGTCGTCGCCGGCCGCCCGGTCGCGGTCAGCGGCGGCGGGGCTGCCGCCTCGCGTGCGATCATGCGCTGGGTCAACTCGCCGGCCGATGCCGTTCAGGCCCGCATGTACCTGCAGAACGCGATCCGCTCGGCGCACGACGCGGCCGAGATCGCCGGCATCGTCAGCGCGCTCGAGGCGCCCAACAGCTCGTCGGGTCGCGTGATCGTGCGACTCCCCGGCGACTCGCCGATGTCGATCGTCGACCTCGATCTGCCGCCCCTGCTCGAGGAGGCGAGGGCCCGCCAGCGTGCGCTCGGTGGCGCCGCCGGCGCCGCCGGCGTTGGGCCGGGCGCCGCGCCCGCGACAGCCGCGGGGACGGGGACGGGGACGGGGACGGGCACGCCCGCGCGCGCCGGCTCGCCGGGGCCGACGGCAGCACCCAGGGCCAGCGACGCGACGCGACCGCCCGACGCGGCGCCAGAGGCGGCGCCGCCGCGGCCGGACGTCGAGGCCGGTGCGCGCAGCCTGCGCGCGGCGATCCGCCAGGCCGAGACGACGGAGGCGATCGACGCGATCCGGCGCGCGCTCGAGTACTGCACCTACGACGTCGTTGGCGACGAGGTCGCGGTGGCGCTCGAGGCCGGCCGTTCGTCCCAGAACGTGTGGGTCGCGCGCAGCGCCGTCCCGGGCTTGCGCACCGAAGCCGACCAGCGCCGCGAGACGATCGTGCGGAGCCCCGAGGAGCGTGACCGTACGCTCGGCCGGGCCTACGACGCCGAGCGCGCCGACGCGCGCGCGCATGAGGCCGACGGCCGCCGCCAGCTCGATGAGCAGCAGCACGCCGAGGCCGCCGATCGTGACGCGCGCGGGCTCGCGCTCGTTCGCGCCGCGCTCGCCGCGCACACCGGCAGCGAACCCCGCGAGCGCATCCGCGACACACTGCGCGCGGCGACCGCGGAGCGCGGCCTCTACCACCCGGCACTGCCCGACCGCCGCCGCCCCGAGCTGAACGCCGCCGATCGCACCACGGCGATCGCGCTCGCCGAGCAGGCCGTCACCGAGGCGCGCGCCGCCGAGCGCGCGACCGGGCACTGCCGCGCCCCCGAGGGCGACACGACCGAGCTGACCGATGAGCAGCGGACCGATCTGCGCGAGCAGATCCGCCACCTCCTGGGGCTCTGCAACAGCGCGTTCCACGCCGCCGCCCAGGCCGTCAAGGATGACCTGCACTCGGCGGCCAGCCACGACCGCGACGTGGCGAAGCTGTTGTTCAAGATCGCCTTCACCTTCCTCGCGCCCGAGTTGACCCCGGGGTTCGGCACACGCGAGCAGATCGCCGCGTTCGGCGCGATCGGGGAGTACACGGCTGGGCAGCAGGCCAACGCCGCCCACCACGCTCACGACGCCGACCACTTCATCGCCGCGCTGCTGGCCGGCGAAGGCCTTGGCAACGAGGCCATCAGCCGCGATCTCAACTGCCACACCGGCGGCGAGCTGAACGGTCTCCGCGCATCGCTCGAGAACACGTTCCACGCGGGCCAGGCCGGCCACTACGAGACCCGTATCCGCACGCTGCTCTACAACTACCAGCATCAGGTCGCCGAGATCGGCGTCAGCCACTCCGGCGCCCTCGACACCATCTCGCGCGGGTCGCTGATCTGGGTGGTGCACGGCGGCGAGGCCCACCTGGCGGTCGCGCAGTCGGAGTCGTGCGGGCTGATGCCGATATCGATCAGCTACCGGTTCCAGACCTGGGTGTTCCGCGACATGGCGCGGATGGCGCTCGCTCGCGACTCTCACGTCGACGAGGTGCAGATGTCCGACCTCGATCCGCAGCCGGCCGCGCCGCCGTCGTACGTCCACCGCCGCGGCGACCCGCTGGCCGACGACAGCCGGCCCGCCCACGGCGCGTCTACTTCCAGCGATCGGTGA